The Candidatus Neomarinimicrobiota bacterium genomic sequence CGAGGAAGTCTGGTACAGACACTGGTGAATGGGGCCTTAGAAGCTGGTAGCTACAATATTCTATGGATGGCTGAAAATCAGGCATCTGGAGTTTATTTCTACCGAATGGAAGCGGGATCCTTTAGTGCAACACAGAAGATGATGTTGCTCAAATAAATCACGTTACAGAGTGTTTGGTTAGTCACTCCTCCGCTAAACAAAGAAGCCCACTTTTTAAGTGGGCTTCTTTTATTTTATGAGGTACCATTATTAGCATATCAGAGTTAGTTTTAGATAATGAAAATGCTAAAGCGCCTAGTCCTATTTATTATCGCCCTTTTCGCATACCTCATTTTGAGGGAAATGCTCAATTTTTATGTACTGGCCTACACGGCGAATCCTTATCTCGGTTACCTGGTTCTGGCAATCCTTATCTCAGTCTTGGTCTACTTTGTGGTCATCCCCTTGTACAGGATCAGTAGACTCAGTGGTGACCCAGGCCCCGTAAGGAAAAAGCGAAAAGAAGCCGAGCTCATGGAAATGCGCCTGCAGCGCAGGATGGGAAATAAATATCTCAAGGAAATAGGGTATTCCAATCCAATGGTAGGAAGCCTGAAAACGCGTTACGAGTTATCAACTCAGGAACTATCTCAACGCTGTGATGAGATCAGGCGAAAATATGTAGTTCATTTGTTTTATAGTAGTGCCGTATCCCAATATGGATTTATCGATGCCATACTCATCTTTTCAGCCAATGTGAATCTGGTGAAGGAAATTTTCACCCTCTATACTGGTCGGGCCAGTGGGAGAGACTTGTGGCAGATTATGAAACAGATTTACTATTCAATAGCTATTGGAGGTTCCGAGGGAGTGGAGTTCGCAGTGGAAGAGCTGATCTCCAAGATGGGCTCGGATACCTTAAAGAGCATTCCCTTCTTCGACAAGGTCATGGCCTCTATTGCCAGTGGTTTTACCAATGCCGTGTTGCTGTCCCGTATTTCATTGATTACTGAAAACTACTGTAGAATGACTTATATCGAGTCGACCCGTGATCTTTCTCCTGATCCCAGACAGATTCTTGATTCCACCAAAGCCATTGTAGCAGAACCTATTCGTCACATCAAACAGCAATTGAACGATATTGCCAGGCAGAAAGCCATCGACTTTTCGCGCTATGCTCTCAATCCTACACGCACTGTCATTGAAAAAGCCCTGGACAAATTCACGGCTCAATCAGATGCGGAAGAAGCCCAGTCTGTTAAAAGAAGTATTGCCATTGGGCTGAACCCCCTGAAATATTTTAGCATGCGCCGAGCTAGAAAATCCAAAAAATAGAGTGTATCTAACCCCGGGTTTAAACCCGGGGTTTTAAATCGGAGATTATCCATTTCGGTTTAGATTGTCCCGAGATTAAGAGTCTACAAGAATCAATGCGGGGAGTTC encodes the following:
- a CDS encoding DUF697 domain-containing protein, yielding MLKRLVLFIIALFAYLILREMLNFYVLAYTANPYLGYLVLAILISVLVYFVVIPLYRISRLSGDPGPVRKKRKEAELMEMRLQRRMGNKYLKEIGYSNPMVGSLKTRYELSTQELSQRCDEIRRKYVVHLFYSSAVSQYGFIDAILIFSANVNLVKEIFTLYTGRASGRDLWQIMKQIYYSIAIGGSEGVEFAVEELISKMGSDTLKSIPFFDKVMASIASGFTNAVLLSRISLITENYCRMTYIESTRDLSPDPRQILDSTKAIVAEPIRHIKQQLNDIARQKAIDFSRYALNPTRTVIEKALDKFTAQSDAEEAQSVKRSIAIGLNPLKYFSMRRARKSKK